In Leptospira fletcheri, the genomic window TCCGTCGGCCAAAGGAATTCCTAATTCGGCCGGGATCGCTGTGATGGAACTCACACCGGGAACGATTTCTATTTCTATTCCCGGCCACCTTTCCGGAGCCTCTTCCCTGAGATAATTCCATGAACTATAAACGGAGGGATCTCCCTGGGTGATGAAGGCCACGTTTTTTCCCTGTGTTAATCGCATTCCGATTTCCTTAAATGCCTTATCCCAGGCGGGAATCAGAATTTCAGGGTCTTTGGACATGGGAAAGTGCAGAAACAGTTTTTCCTGCTCCGCGTTTTCGCGAACTAATGGGGAGCAAACCCTCCATGCGAACGAAGGGAGATGCTCGCTGCTTTTGGGGATAGCCAACACTTCTACTTCGTTTAATATTGAAACTGCGCGCAGAGTCAGGAGGTCCGTTGCGCCGGGTCCTACACCGACTCCGAATAATTTGCCTAAGGTTTTCGTGGAATTCATGTCGCTTCCTGTAATGGTTTCGTTGCGCTAAAAATATGGATGGGGTTCAATGCCTCGTACCGCAGATAATCGGCGAGTTTTTGTCCCCTCGAAATGTTCATAAGAATGACTTCTTGGTCTATTCCTAAGGATTTGAAAGTGGAATAGGCCTCAGAAACGTTGTCGAGGGTGATCGCGTTGACGACGATCCTTCCTCCGGGATTCAGTTTTTGGTACGAAGTTTCGATGATTTCGGCCAGACTTCCTTTGGACCCGCCCACAAAGACACAATCGGGGGCGGGAAGATCCATGATCGCCTCCGGCGCACGGCCATGTATTACGATTACGTTATCCGTTTTGTGGGAGAGAACGTTTTCCTCTATGATCTCGATTCCCTCGGGATCGATTTCGACGGCATAGACTTCTCCGTCGTAAGCGAGATGCGCCGCTTCCACGGAGACCGAGCCGGAACCGGCTCCTATGTCCCAGACGATCGAATTCGGTCTGATTTCGAGAGCGGCGAGGGAAAGAACTCGGACCTCTTTTTTTGTGATTAGTCCTTTCTTCGGAATCCGTTTTGCGTATTGCATTTCGTCCAAATACGGCACG contains:
- the cobI gene encoding precorrin-2 C(20)-methyltransferase, with the protein product MNSTKTLGKLFGVGVGPGATDLLTLRAVSILNEVEVLAIPKSSEHLPSFAWRVCSPLVRENAEQEKLFLHFPMSKDPEILIPAWDKAFKEIGMRLTQGKNVAFITQGDPSVYSSWNYLREEAPERWPGIEIEIVPGVSSITAIPAELGIPLADGRERFCVLPATYGLEDLPRLVEDFDTIVLTKVGQKIPELVGILKELNLMENASYVSYATTDKQNIVADLDTIKNQNCDYFSTVVLSIRKRKGVLRGETHE